The following are from one region of the Deltaproteobacteria bacterium genome:
- a CDS encoding MBL fold metallo-hydrolase yields MQCIWLVLTLWLSIGSVAHAQQQDFSKIDVKGSKVNGNVYMLQADPGSGNIGASVGPDGILIVDDQFVPLADKIRAALKEAGGGPLKFVLNTHWHYDHVDGNKVFGREAPIIAHTNVRKRLTTDQTLMGRAFPAEPKEAWPVITFDQSLSIHFNGEEIKVFHMFPGHTDGDSVVFFTGSKVVHMGDQFIAGGFPFIDWGSGGDVEGFAKNVETVLAQISPDTKVIPGHGPLSTYDDLKAYHRMLLATIDSVRKQMAAGKSLDAIKAEGFSAEWKPFGAGFIKADMWIEAIHTGLSKKKAPATSQRK; encoded by the coding sequence ATGCAGTGTATTTGGCTCGTGCTCACGTTGTGGCTGTCGATCGGATCCGTCGCTCATGCACAACAACAAGATTTCTCGAAAATCGATGTCAAAGGCAGCAAAGTCAATGGCAACGTATACATGTTGCAAGCCGACCCAGGTAGCGGCAATATCGGAGCGTCAGTCGGCCCAGATGGCATTTTGATCGTCGATGATCAGTTTGTTCCGCTTGCAGATAAGATCCGCGCTGCACTGAAAGAAGCCGGTGGCGGCCCGTTGAAGTTCGTGCTCAACACCCATTGGCATTATGACCATGTTGATGGCAACAAGGTGTTTGGGCGGGAAGCACCAATTATTGCCCATACAAATGTGCGGAAACGGCTCACCACAGATCAGACGCTCATGGGCCGGGCATTTCCAGCAGAGCCCAAAGAAGCCTGGCCGGTCATTACGTTTGATCAGTCGCTTTCCATTCATTTCAATGGCGAGGAAATTAAAGTCTTTCATATGTTCCCAGGTCACACTGATGGTGACAGTGTTGTCTTTTTCACCGGCTCAAAAGTGGTCCATATGGGCGATCAATTCATTGCTGGCGGCTTTCCGTTCATCGATTGGGGCAGTGGTGGTGATGTCGAGGGGTTTGCGAAGAACGTGGAAACTGTGTTGGCGCAAATTTCGCCCGATACGAAGGTCATTCCTGGGCATGGCCCACTCTCAACGTACGACGACCTGAAAGCCTATCACCGCATGCTGCTCGCAACGATTGACTCCGTACGTAAGCAAATGGCCGCAGGCAAAAGTCTTGATGCTATCAAAGCTGAAGGATTTTCTGCTGAATGGAAACCGTTTGGCGCAGGATTCATTAAAGCTGATATGTGGATTGAAGCAATTCATACGGGACTGTCGAAGAAAAAGGCTCCGGCAACGTCACAACGAAAATGA
- a CDS encoding aminotransferase class V-fold PLP-dependent enzyme, with product MENPDLTLELTPDEMRHLVTQAMAYIVPHIESLPQQPAINIDQGRDVAQLFVEPLPEQGQAFPQLLELLFQQAIPTSFTTAGPGYLGYIPGGGLFHSAVAELITNAVNRYMGIWLAAPGLAQIEATVLRWFCDIVGYPSTAKGLLTTGGSLANFSAVVTARRERLPENFLAGTIYVSDQTHHSVQKAALLAGFPPDNVRSIPSDERFRMRLDLLEQRIIEDREAEQLPFMIVGNAGTTNTGAIDDLQALAHIAHHGRLWLHVDAAYGGCFLLTEHGRAAMRGIEQADSVTLDPHKGLFLPYGTGSLLVKDGAALKRAHGVSAAYLPSVEDEGDLVDFSQMSPELSREVRGLRVWLPIKMHGITPFRRNLEEKLQLTQWATEELRKIPGIEIVAEPQLSIVAFRLVRPGLDNEALNQLSKQVLQQINARNRVHLSATTLNGNFVIRICVLSFRTHLDRVQMCIEDIREAVNTSDRR from the coding sequence ATGGAGAACCCCGACCTCACCTTAGAGCTTACCCCAGACGAGATGCGACACCTCGTCACACAAGCGATGGCGTACATCGTTCCTCACATCGAGTCACTGCCACAACAACCAGCCATCAACATCGACCAGGGAAGAGACGTTGCGCAGCTCTTCGTGGAACCGCTACCAGAACAGGGACAAGCGTTTCCTCAGCTCTTGGAGTTGCTCTTTCAGCAGGCCATTCCGACCAGCTTCACCACGGCTGGGCCAGGATATTTAGGCTACATTCCCGGCGGCGGACTGTTTCACTCAGCAGTTGCTGAACTGATTACCAACGCCGTGAACCGCTACATGGGCATTTGGCTTGCCGCTCCAGGTCTCGCACAAATTGAAGCAACCGTCTTACGTTGGTTTTGCGATATTGTTGGTTATCCATCTACAGCGAAAGGGTTGCTGACGACCGGTGGATCGTTAGCCAATTTTTCTGCCGTGGTGACAGCACGGCGAGAACGATTACCGGAAAATTTTCTTGCCGGAACGATCTATGTATCCGATCAAACGCATCATTCGGTGCAGAAAGCTGCGTTGCTTGCAGGGTTTCCACCAGACAATGTTCGCTCGATTCCCTCGGACGAACGCTTTCGTATGCGCCTCGATCTGCTCGAACAACGCATTATTGAAGACCGAGAAGCCGAGCAGTTGCCGTTCATGATCGTTGGGAATGCGGGGACGACCAACACCGGAGCGATCGACGACCTGCAAGCGTTAGCGCATATCGCTCATCATGGGCGACTGTGGCTGCACGTCGATGCAGCATACGGCGGTTGCTTTCTCCTCACAGAACATGGTCGCGCAGCAATGAGGGGAATCGAGCAAGCCGATTCGGTCACGCTTGATCCGCACAAAGGGCTCTTCTTACCCTATGGGACGGGTTCACTGTTAGTGAAAGATGGGGCTGCCTTGAAACGTGCGCATGGCGTCTCAGCCGCGTATCTACCGTCGGTCGAAGATGAGGGAGATTTGGTAGATTTCTCCCAGATGTCACCAGAACTTTCACGCGAGGTCCGCGGCCTGCGGGTGTGGCTGCCAATCAAGATGCATGGCATTACGCCGTTCCGTCGCAACCTGGAAGAGAAGTTGCAGTTGACCCAATGGGCCACAGAAGAATTGCGCAAGATTCCTGGCATCGAAATCGTCGCTGAACCACAACTGTCGATTGTGGCGTTTCGCCTTGTCCGTCCTGGCTTGGATAACGAAGCGCTCAATCAACTGAGCAAGCAGGTATTGCAACAGATTAACGCCCGCAACCGCGTGCATCTCAGTGCCACGACGCTGAACGGCAACTTCGTGATTCGTATTTGCGTCCTATCATTCCGCACGCATCTCGATCGGGTGCAGATGTGCATCGAAGATATCCGCGAGGCGGTGAATACCTCGGACAGGCGATAG
- a CDS encoding RidA family protein, with protein sequence MPKRQSIVPKEMQNIHERFRYSPGVKAGHMLYIAGQVGRDENLKVVEGTEAQFVQAFENVKKVLIAAGATFDDVVDMITYHTDMRDLQLFMKVKDRYFTNPDRLPAWTGIGTTALAMPGLMVEIKCVAMLPE encoded by the coding sequence ATGCCGAAACGTCAATCCATTGTTCCGAAAGAGATGCAGAACATTCATGAACGTTTTCGTTATTCACCGGGAGTGAAAGCTGGTCACATGTTGTACATTGCCGGACAGGTTGGCCGTGACGAGAACCTCAAAGTCGTTGAAGGAACCGAGGCGCAGTTTGTCCAGGCCTTTGAGAATGTCAAGAAAGTGCTCATCGCCGCAGGCGCCACGTTCGATGATGTCGTTGATATGATTACTTACCACACCGATATGCGTGACCTGCAGTTGTTCATGAAAGTGAAGGATCGCTATTTCACCAATCCAGATAGATTGCCCGCGTGGACTGGAATCGGCACGACAGCACTGGCGATGCCGGGGTTGATGGTGGAGATTAAGTGTGTGGCGATGTTGCCGGAGTGA
- a CDS encoding VOC family protein, with amino-acid sequence MGSSFIVALCGMYQTAPSFSTCLFCRGCSTVRHKGGLVMIPRSMSHVAFCVTDFDRSLHFYRDLLGFQVAQEGTEGEITEQQKGIYERLDRKFRFVTLRYGQSNTTPFGMNEDAPIVVLIAPLNGAPTGKSIKVDQIGISHVGFWVKGLDSVYEDLKGKGVKFIAPPHVLGKTKAGTIRSAFVEDPDGILIQIDEMVPAEK; translated from the coding sequence ATGGGCTCCTCCTTCATTGTTGCGCTGTGTGGCATGTATCAAACCGCGCCCAGCTTTTCTACTTGTCTTTTCTGTCGAGGTTGCAGTACAGTACGCCACAAAGGAGGGCTGGTTATGATTCCACGAAGCATGTCGCATGTTGCATTCTGTGTGACGGACTTTGATCGTTCGTTACATTTCTATCGCGATCTCTTGGGTTTTCAGGTTGCGCAGGAAGGAACCGAGGGCGAAATCACTGAGCAGCAGAAAGGCATCTACGAACGACTCGACCGCAAATTTCGCTTTGTGACTTTACGGTACGGTCAGTCAAACACTACACCGTTTGGCATGAACGAAGACGCCCCGATTGTGGTGTTGATCGCACCGCTCAACGGTGCGCCGACTGGGAAGAGCATTAAAGTCGATCAGATCGGCATTTCCCATGTCGGCTTTTGGGTCAAAGGACTTGATTCAGTCTACGAAGACCTAAAGGGCAAAGGCGTGAAGTTTATCGCTCCGCCGCATGTGTTAGGCAAAACGAAAGCCGGAACCATTCGTAGTGCGTTCGTAGAGGATCCCGATGGGATTCTCATCCAGATTGATGAGATGGTGCCCGCGGAGAAATAG
- a CDS encoding FAD-dependent oxidoreductase: MPDLKHVWTPLTIGTTTVKHRIMVTGHTQLYGKDELISDRHIAYYRERAKGGAALLTLEQQAVHQAGMNYHAGCIAWDPRVIPQYEKLANAVHEFGCKQFVQLFASGAQGKGTMYIDRWRPLWAASRIPSAIYNETPLAMEQVHIDQMVAHFGLSARNAKLAGMDGVEVHAAHSQLIGEFLSPAFNKRTDRYGGSVRNRCQIVLEIGKEIRRQVGNDYTVGVRLSFDEFLGDCGITPEQTKEQLEILAASGYFDFFNISGGGYHALHVAVAPMGSVEEGFMASFGKRAKAVVGDRAKVFIVGRILDVRKADQLLAEGAADMVAMTRAHMADPFIVNKSREGREDEVTRCVGANVCVSRLIDNVDVTCVLNPTMGREQYWGDGTLEAVSPEERRKVLIVGGGPAGLKCAAIAAKRGHTVTLYEQSHELGGHLNLLKRLPTRQGWQGAIDNLTRPLAKAGIEVRLGTTVTTTMLLQEKPDVIVCATGSSYDRTGYSPYRPERDSIPGVEHQHVVDVANATRRALTDPRSLGTRVLIIDETDSYLALGLSEVLAKAGVQVEVVTPHLFVGEDTLKTLEMPHLFPRLKAAGVRLTAQQFVEKIEGRSVEIYDIWGGERRTLEVDTVVIAMMRSPNNALFQELRHSFKKELYRIGDAVAPRKLEAVIYEGEKMGREL; encoded by the coding sequence GTGCCCGATCTAAAACACGTCTGGACCCCACTAACCATCGGCACCACCACGGTTAAGCACCGCATCATGGTGACAGGTCACACGCAGTTGTATGGCAAAGACGAACTGATCAGTGACCGTCATATCGCCTACTATCGCGAACGTGCCAAAGGTGGGGCAGCACTGCTCACTTTAGAACAACAAGCAGTGCACCAGGCAGGGATGAATTATCATGCTGGCTGTATCGCCTGGGACCCACGTGTGATCCCACAGTACGAGAAACTGGCGAATGCCGTACATGAGTTTGGTTGCAAACAGTTTGTTCAGCTCTTCGCCAGTGGGGCGCAGGGCAAAGGAACGATGTACATCGACCGCTGGCGTCCACTGTGGGCGGCATCCCGTATTCCATCTGCGATCTACAACGAGACTCCGCTGGCGATGGAGCAAGTGCACATCGATCAAATGGTTGCACACTTTGGCCTTTCAGCACGCAATGCCAAACTCGCGGGCATGGATGGTGTTGAAGTCCATGCCGCGCATAGCCAGCTCATCGGTGAATTTTTGAGTCCAGCCTTTAACAAACGCACCGATCGCTACGGTGGGTCAGTCCGCAATCGCTGTCAGATCGTGCTTGAGATCGGTAAGGAAATACGTCGCCAGGTTGGCAACGATTACACTGTCGGCGTACGCTTGTCATTTGACGAGTTTCTCGGCGATTGCGGCATCACGCCAGAACAAACCAAGGAACAATTAGAGATTCTCGCCGCCAGTGGCTACTTCGACTTCTTCAACATTTCCGGGGGCGGCTACCATGCACTCCACGTGGCTGTCGCCCCGATGGGTAGTGTCGAAGAGGGATTCATGGCCTCCTTCGGCAAACGAGCAAAGGCGGTTGTCGGTGATCGCGCCAAGGTCTTTATCGTTGGTCGGATACTCGATGTCCGTAAGGCTGACCAGCTCCTGGCTGAGGGCGCGGCGGATATGGTGGCAATGACGCGCGCGCACATGGCCGATCCGTTCATTGTCAACAAAAGCCGTGAAGGACGCGAAGATGAAGTCACTCGCTGTGTCGGTGCCAATGTGTGTGTGAGTCGCTTGATCGACAATGTCGATGTGACCTGCGTCCTGAATCCTACGATGGGACGAGAGCAGTATTGGGGGGACGGGACGCTTGAAGCGGTTTCTCCTGAGGAGAGGCGCAAAGTTCTTATCGTCGGCGGTGGCCCAGCGGGGTTGAAGTGTGCCGCAATTGCAGCAAAACGGGGACATACAGTCACCCTGTATGAACAGTCGCACGAACTCGGGGGCCACCTCAACTTGCTCAAACGTTTGCCGACACGCCAGGGCTGGCAAGGTGCGATCGATAACCTCACGCGGCCACTCGCCAAAGCTGGAATTGAGGTTCGACTCGGAACGACAGTCACGACGACGATGTTGCTCCAAGAAAAGCCCGACGTGATTGTGTGCGCGACAGGGTCGAGTTATGACCGTACCGGCTACAGTCCCTATCGCCCAGAGCGCGACTCGATCCCTGGAGTAGAGCATCAGCATGTGGTTGATGTCGCCAACGCAACCCGGCGGGCACTGACGGACCCTCGCTCGCTCGGTACGCGAGTCCTCATTATCGACGAGACCGATAGTTATTTAGCTCTCGGATTGTCCGAGGTCTTGGCCAAAGCGGGGGTACAAGTCGAAGTCGTCACTCCACACCTGTTCGTCGGTGAGGACACATTAAAGACACTCGAAATGCCCCATCTCTTTCCGCGCCTCAAAGCTGCAGGGGTCAGACTCACTGCCCAACAATTTGTCGAGAAGATTGAAGGGCGCAGTGTAGAAATCTACGACATTTGGGGTGGTGAACGACGAACGCTCGAAGTCGATACCGTCGTCATCGCCATGATGCGGAGTCCCAACAATGCCCTGTTTCAAGAACTCCGCCATAGCTTTAAAAAAGAACTCTACCGTATTGGTGACGCCGTCGCCCCCCGCAAGCTAGAGGCAGTGATTTATGAGGGGGAGAAGATGGGGAGGGAACTCTAG
- a CDS encoding MFS transporter: MEQPQPKFFYGWMIVFAGLFLSLIMFGIVDAFGVMFKPLAEQFQWGRDTISVASMINWICFGLGNLVCGTLSDRFGSRRLLIVGGILFIIGTLLMSQIQSLVHLYFAFGVVMAIGRSAAAVPLTALITKWFTRNQGLALAIAQSQNVGPAVFAPLTVYLLSQTDWRGAYLWLGIGALLIIPLALLMRDHEEGAAGTIQGGNGQRLAVMPQVHLSLSEAMRTRAFWTLNIMVLGCCICHSCILLHGFNHMTDVGLQATTASQVAAVMAISGMVGKIMCGMLADRIGGKWTMAIFLTLQAVVIPIFINAHAVPTFFMWAVMFGLGYGGPMPVYAMLFREYFGTRSIGAILGVFFMIAAVGMGSGGLMGGVMYDHMGSYAMPFFTSTGTGLISAFLALTLPSVKKREQEVAAPQVVLQAS, from the coding sequence ATGGAGCAGCCGCAACCGAAGTTCTTCTATGGCTGGATGATTGTCTTTGCCGGATTGTTTCTCAGTCTGATTATGTTCGGCATTGTTGATGCCTTTGGCGTCATGTTTAAGCCGCTGGCTGAGCAATTTCAGTGGGGCCGCGATACGATCTCTGTCGCCTCAATGATTAACTGGATCTGCTTTGGGTTAGGCAATCTTGTCTGTGGTACGTTGAGCGACCGCTTTGGTTCACGTCGCTTGTTGATTGTTGGTGGTATTCTTTTCATCATCGGCACCTTGCTGATGAGCCAGATTCAATCACTCGTGCATCTCTATTTCGCCTTTGGCGTGGTCATGGCGATCGGACGTTCCGCCGCCGCCGTGCCACTGACGGCACTCATCACCAAATGGTTCACCCGCAACCAAGGTCTGGCGTTGGCGATCGCACAGTCACAGAATGTTGGTCCTGCCGTCTTCGCGCCATTGACGGTCTATCTCCTGTCACAAACTGACTGGCGTGGCGCCTATCTCTGGCTCGGCATCGGTGCGCTCCTCATCATTCCACTGGCCTTATTGATGCGCGATCATGAAGAAGGAGCTGCTGGAACCATCCAGGGGGGAAACGGACAACGACTGGCTGTGATGCCGCAAGTCCACCTCTCTTTGAGCGAAGCGATGCGCACACGCGCATTCTGGACGCTGAACATCATGGTGTTAGGGTGTTGCATCTGTCACTCCTGTATCCTCTTGCACGGTTTCAACCACATGACTGACGTTGGCCTGCAAGCGACGACTGCCTCACAGGTGGCCGCCGTGATGGCGATCTCCGGTATGGTGGGAAAGATTATGTGTGGCATGCTCGCGGATCGTATCGGTGGCAAATGGACCATGGCGATCTTCCTCACGCTCCAGGCAGTGGTGATTCCGATCTTTATCAACGCTCACGCGGTCCCGACTTTTTTCATGTGGGCTGTCATGTTCGGCCTTGGCTACGGCGGTCCCATGCCGGTCTATGCCATGCTCTTCCGTGAGTATTTCGGGACGCGTTCGATCGGGGCAATTCTTGGGGTGTTCTTTATGATCGCCGCGGTTGGCATGGGCTCTGGCGGGCTTATGGGTGGCGTGATGTACGACCACATGGGGAGTTACGCCATGCCGTTTTTCACCAGTACTGGCACTGGGCTGATCTCTGCATTCCTTGCGTT